One window from the genome of Mustela lutreola isolate mMusLut2 chromosome 11, mMusLut2.pri, whole genome shotgun sequence encodes:
- the LOC131811113 gene encoding guanine nucleotide exchange factor subunit RIC1-like: HPSIHPPTHPSIHPSTHPSIHPSTHPSIHPSTHPSTHPPIHPSIHPSIHPSAHPLTCPSIHPTICHPPIHPSIHPSIHPSTHPPIHPSIHLPIHPSIHPSIHLPTHPPIHPSIHPSIHPPIHPPTHPSIHPSTHPPIHPPIHPSIHPPIHPSTHPPIHPSTHPSIHPPIIHPSIHPPIHPIIH; the protein is encoded by the exons catccatccatccatccacccacccatccatccatccacccatccacccatccatccatccacccatccacccatccatccatccatccatccacccatccatccacccatccacccatccatccatccatccatccatccatccatccatctgcccaCCCACTCACCTGCCCATCAATCCATCCAACCATCTGTCATCCacctattcatccatccatccatccatccatccacccatccacccatccacccatccacccatccatccatctacccatccatccatccatccatccatccatccatctgcccaC TCATCCacctattcatccatccatccatccatccatccatccacccatccacccacccacccatccatccatccatccatccacccatccacccatccacccacccatccatccatccatccatccacccatccatccatccacccatccacccatccatccatccacccatccatccatccatccacccatcatccatccatccatccatccacccatccatccaatcattcattaa